The Halodesulfovibrio marinisediminis DSM 17456 genomic interval TTGGATGTAGAGCCAGTTATATGGTGTAAGGCGGTCATCGACATCTTTTTTATCGGACCAGTCTTCAACTTTTACACGTGGCGGGAACATCTTAGGGATTGGTTTGCGTACTTCAGGGAACTTGCGTGCGTTTGATTCTTTACATGCAGAAACGCATTCCCCGCAGCCGATACATTTTGATATGTCGAGCACAGTCATGAGCTCTTCCTGAGGTTCTGTTGGTTGTGCCTTTGCCGTTTTTGCCGCAGAGGCACAAGCTGTAGCTCCGACGGCTCCAAAAACTTTCAGGAAGGTTCTTCGGGATATTGGTGCGTTGGATGACTTTTTCATACGAATACCTGTGAATAGCATTAAGCCTTACGACTAAGGTGGTTGGTGTATTGAACGCTGTCGAGTCGTGTGCGGAAAGCTTTTGAACGTAGTGGATTGAAGAGGATCGCTACGGGCAGAAAGACACGACAGCGATGCCCATACTCTGTTGTTTGAAGGTCTGCTGCAATGATCTAGGTTAAGATCTGTGACGTTAGATTTAGTTCCGCTGTTTTTTGGTGATTGCTGATTGGAGCAGATGGATAGGGTAAGTAGATGTGGGCAGTGTGGTATTCTTATGGGTGGGGCTATACGAAGCCGTGCTGTTTGGCGTTTTCGAGACATTCCTGTCTGTTTTTATATCCTCTGGGAGAGGCACCGATAATTTTACCGTTGGCATTTTTTCTTCGCCAGCGCCATTCTTTTGCGTAGTCTTTATAGAATTCCCACTTATCATCCATATTGTTCGCTCCTGAGCCATGAGCTTTCTTTTGTTCTACGGGAGATAGTTGGGGATGGTAGTATATATGAGTGGGATGTTAGGGCGGAAAAGATAGCGTACGGTAGAGGCAGTCGTTTGAGTGTGTAACGGCGCAAAAAAAAAGCTTACAGATTTTTCTGTAAGCTTTTGTAATCAATGTGGTGGAGCTAAACGGGGTTGAACCGATGACCTCTTGACTGCCAGTCAAGCGCTCTCCCAACTGAGCTATAGCCCCACATCGTGTGAAGTCGGTGTTTATCGAACTGCGGGTGCAGTTGTCAATATGAAAATGAAAAAAAGCCTAAAACAAAGAGAATTATTAGTGGGAAAATAACTTAGAAAGTTAAAAAACAGAAAGGTGTCAAAAAAATAGCATAAAAAGTAAAGATGAATTCTATTCTGTCGATATGTCTTGTAACTAAAGACGTTTTACTACCTATGGGGATAACCTCCCAAGAAAAAGGCGACCAGTTGCGAGGTCGCCTTTTTTTGGATCTTTTGTACGGACTCCACGGGAGTTAAGGAGTTAGTTTGAAATAAGTTTTTGAAAAATAACGTTGTATGTTGAGCGGATAGAGAGTGCCAGCTTTAGTGTGATGTGCTCACGCCGGTCAGAGTCCTTAACAAGTTGGTCTGTTAAGAAGTCTGCAACGTTTGAAAAGTTTTTTGTTCCTTGCTCCGCAAGCAGGGTATTATACACTTCAACGCTACGGTAGAGCATGGTAGCGTTTC includes:
- a CDS encoding YegP family protein, with protein sequence MDDKWEFYKDYAKEWRWRRKNANGKIIGASPRGYKNRQECLENAKQHGFV